One region of uncultured Sulfurimonas sp. genomic DNA includes:
- a CDS encoding malate dehydrogenase, translating into MVGRKVGIVGAGFVGATAAYSLTMTGRCHEVILYDINSDLAIGKAMDIGQSTSYSPRGTIVTAAVDASELKDCDIVVITAGVPRKSEMTRADLLMINAKIMKDVVTNVMKYSPDAIILCVSNPLDIMTYVAHQMTGWDRRRIIGMAGALDGARMAYEMHKIVGYGSGQTRAMLIGDHGQHMIPLPQISAVGGVPLDQIVTKKDMEDIIARTKDGGAEIVKRLGTSAYYAPGRAIAVMVEAMLDDSQIVMPSSVLLDGEYGYKDVCVGVPVVLGSNGVEKIIELNLEEDTKAKFKISVDSIRDGINILKENNFFV; encoded by the coding sequence ATGGTAGGTAGAAAAGTAGGTATTGTTGGAGCAGGGTTTGTTGGTGCAACTGCAGCATATAGTCTAACAATGACAGGAAGATGTCATGAAGTTATACTTTATGACATCAACAGTGATCTTGCTATTGGAAAAGCTATGGATATTGGACAATCTACAAGTTATTCCCCAAGAGGAACAATCGTAACAGCTGCTGTAGATGCTAGTGAACTAAAAGATTGTGATATTGTTGTAATAACTGCAGGTGTACCAAGAAAAAGCGAAATGACAAGAGCGGATCTTCTTATGATAAATGCAAAAATCATGAAAGATGTAGTTACAAATGTTATGAAATACTCTCCAGATGCTATTATTTTATGTGTTTCAAATCCACTAGATATTATGACATACGTAGCTCATCAGATGACTGGTTGGGATAGAAGAAGAATAATTGGTATGGCAGGAGCACTCGATGGTGCAAGAATGGCATATGAAATGCATAAAATAGTTGGTTATGGATCTGGGCAAACTAGGGCGATGTTAATAGGTGATCACGGTCAACATATGATACCATTACCTCAAATATCAGCAGTTGGTGGTGTTCCACTTGATCAAATTGTTACAAAAAAAGACATGGAAGATATCATTGCTAGAACTAAAGACGGTGGAGCTGAGATAGTAAAACGTTTAGGAACTTCAGCATACTACGCTCCTGGAAGAGCTATAGCTGTTATGGTAGAGGCTATGTTGGATGATAGTCAAATAGTGATGCCATCTTCAGTGCTTCTTGATGGAGAATATGGATATAAAGATGTTTGTGTTGGTGTTCCTGTTGTTTTAGGAAGTAATGGTGTTGAGAAAATAATAGAGTTAAATTTAGAAGAAGATACAAAAGCTAAGTTTAAAATATCGGTTGATTCAATTAGAGATGGAATTAATATTTTAAAAGAAAATAATTTTTTTGTGTAG
- a CDS encoding malate dehydrogenase → MRGKRVGIVGVGNVGSSVAYSLAMSGSCHEVILRANDVDKARGKALDLSQAAQAARKHTVITVAETLEDVKDCDVVVITAGSPRLPGMSRDDLLIKNATIMKDVMSVIKVSSPNAVIIPVSNPLDVMVYVALKETGWDRSRVLGMAGILDSARMAHFVYEKLGYGAGQIRCSVMGGHGDDMVPLPRFSTVAGVPLTDLLTWDDINEIVEKTKKGGAEIVGLLKDGSAYYAPAKCTALMVEAVLTDMKQIYPCAVMLNGEYGYSDVVSGVPVMIGAKGAEKVIEANLNDDQDRKFAKSVGSVKELIQALYTNNFYTK, encoded by the coding sequence ATGAGAGGTAAAAGAGTAGGAATTGTAGGCGTAGGTAATGTCGGTTCGTCAGTAGCATATTCTTTAGCGATGAGTGGTTCTTGTCATGAAGTTATTTTAAGAGCAAATGATGTTGATAAGGCAAGAGGTAAAGCATTGGATTTATCTCAAGCAGCACAAGCTGCTAGAAAACATACAGTTATTACAGTTGCTGAGACACTAGAAGATGTAAAAGATTGTGATGTTGTTGTAATAACAGCAGGTAGTCCAAGACTTCCAGGTATGAGTAGAGATGACTTACTTATTAAAAATGCCACTATAATGAAAGATGTAATGAGTGTTATAAAAGTTTCATCGCCAAATGCTGTTATTATTCCTGTATCAAATCCACTTGACGTAATGGTTTACGTAGCTCTAAAAGAGACCGGTTGGGATAGAAGCAGAGTTCTTGGAATGGCTGGAATTTTAGATAGTGCTAGAATGGCTCATTTTGTATATGAGAAGTTAGGTTATGGAGCAGGGCAGATTAGATGTTCTGTTATGGGTGGACATGGTGATGATATGGTTCCATTACCAAGGTTTTCAACTGTTGCAGGTGTTCCTCTTACAGATTTATTAACTTGGGATGATATCAATGAAATAGTTGAAAAAACCAAAAAAGGTGGAGCTGAAATAGTTGGGCTATTAAAAGATGGAAGTGCTTATTATGCTCCTGCAAAATGTACTGCATTGATGGTTGAAGCCGTTCTTACTGATATGAAACAGATTTATCCATGTGCAGTTATGCTTAATGGTGAATATGGTTACAGTGATGTTGTTAGTGGTGTACCTGTTATGATTGGAGCTAAGGGAGCTGAAAAAGTAATAGAAGCTAATCTTAATGATGATCAAGATAGAAAATTTGCAAAATCTGTAGGTAGCGTTAAAGAACTTATTCAAGCTTTATATACTAATAATTTTTATACTAAATAA